In Nocardioides sp. JQ2195, a genomic segment contains:
- a CDS encoding LppX_LprAFG lipoprotein, which translates to MRLTDRRFRTRLASAAVVPLLALTAAGCGADDDTASGADAPSSSSTPEAGEGSSASGSGSQAAPVGDEVDAEEFATTIKDSFTKVDTASVKMELVNAGLAMTADGKLDYTGDAPKMSMTMSAPAFGEQAIKARVVDGKMYMAMPMLGSGTSDTFFQIDLDDPENPLAQSMGGLSSFDPKSTVEMFGQGIEKVTMVGDDSVNGVHTQHYVVTTNTEEFAKSLGDDADLVPKDLTYDVWLDDEGRMAKMEAELDAQGSMTLTMSDWGEPVNIVAPPANKIQDFPSGTPSP; encoded by the coding sequence ATGCGCCTCACCGATCGACGCTTCCGCACCCGACTGGCCTCCGCTGCCGTCGTACCCCTCCTGGCCCTCACCGCAGCCGGCTGCGGGGCCGACGACGACACGGCCTCCGGCGCCGACGCCCCGTCCTCGAGCAGTACGCCGGAAGCCGGCGAGGGCTCGTCCGCCTCGGGCAGCGGGAGCCAAGCAGCTCCCGTGGGTGATGAGGTCGACGCCGAGGAGTTCGCGACCACGATCAAGGACTCCTTCACCAAGGTCGACACCGCCAGCGTGAAGATGGAGCTGGTCAACGCCGGCCTGGCGATGACCGCCGACGGGAAGCTCGACTACACCGGTGACGCGCCGAAGATGTCGATGACGATGTCTGCCCCGGCCTTCGGTGAGCAGGCCATCAAGGCGCGCGTGGTCGACGGCAAGATGTACATGGCGATGCCGATGCTCGGCTCCGGCACCTCCGACACCTTCTTCCAGATCGACCTCGACGACCCCGAGAACCCGCTGGCGCAGAGCATGGGCGGGTTGTCGTCCTTCGACCCGAAGTCGACGGTCGAGATGTTCGGCCAGGGCATCGAGAAGGTGACGATGGTGGGGGACGACTCGGTCAACGGTGTGCACACCCAGCACTACGTGGTGACCACGAACACCGAGGAGTTCGCCAAGTCCCTCGGTGATGACGCCGACCTCGTGCCCAAGGACCTCACCTACGATGTCTGGCTCGACGACGAGGGCCGGATGGCGAAGATGGAGGCCGAGCTGGACGCGCAGGGCTCCATGACGCTGACCATGTCCGACTGGGGTGAGCCGGTGAACATCGTCGCCCCGCCTGCGAACAAGATCCAGGACTTCCCCAGCGGAACGCCCTCGCCCTGA
- a CDS encoding nucleotidyltransferase domain-containing protein has product MFGSVARGEARVDSDIDLVVIASEDWAGRADLQQQVQERLGNDCDVLHLPSEDFDRAPKEREPVVGEILRDGLALVGTMPRPSRPKAP; this is encoded by the coding sequence GTGTTCGGATCCGTCGCCCGAGGGGAAGCACGCGTCGACAGTGACATCGACCTGGTGGTGATTGCATCCGAGGATTGGGCTGGTCGAGCCGACCTTCAACAGCAGGTACAAGAGCGTCTCGGCAACGACTGCGACGTACTCCACCTGCCCTCCGAGGACTTCGACCGGGCTCCGAAGGAGCGAGAGCCTGTCGTCGGCGAGATCCTCCGTGACGGCTTAGCACTGGTCGGCACCATGCCGCGTCCCAGTAGACCCAAGGCGCCATGA
- a CDS encoding ABC transporter permease subunit: protein MNLLKVELTRLRWRRAALLILLAAVVLPIIFIAATAWNTRPLSDADIADARSQLEMNQQYQQESVDDCVAHPRQNGLEPDDPKLEEVCRDMFLFEDDISNYLYRDQLSTPYALEGPGLSTAVFMVLLAMILGTTFAGADWASGSMSNQLLFESRRARLWLAKAAAAAIGGVVLAVVGSAVFWSLYAGLAAIRDVPLAGSGDDVGALALRSLLFAGGAALMGFAVTMLFRSTVACLGLLLAGAIGGSILMSVLPFDDPERWMFHSNAAAVLQDGYEYWPRGDYICDMGDCSDAMVTLSLAHGVVYYAVLLAIVSALSIASFRRRDVP, encoded by the coding sequence ATGAACCTGCTCAAGGTCGAGCTCACCCGCCTGCGGTGGCGTCGCGCCGCACTCCTCATCCTGTTGGCTGCCGTCGTGCTGCCGATCATCTTCATCGCGGCCACCGCGTGGAACACCCGTCCCCTGAGCGATGCCGACATCGCCGATGCCCGGTCCCAGCTGGAGATGAACCAGCAGTACCAGCAGGAGAGCGTCGACGACTGTGTGGCGCACCCGCGCCAGAACGGCCTCGAGCCCGACGACCCGAAGCTCGAGGAAGTCTGCCGCGACATGTTCCTCTTCGAGGACGACATCTCCAACTACCTCTATCGCGACCAGCTCAGCACGCCGTACGCCCTCGAGGGCCCGGGCCTGTCGACGGCGGTGTTCATGGTGCTGCTGGCGATGATCCTCGGCACCACCTTCGCCGGGGCCGACTGGGCATCGGGGTCGATGAGCAACCAGCTGCTCTTCGAGTCCCGCCGGGCCCGCCTGTGGCTCGCGAAGGCGGCCGCGGCAGCGATCGGCGGCGTGGTCCTGGCCGTGGTCGGGAGCGCAGTCTTCTGGAGCCTGTACGCCGGCCTGGCGGCGATCCGCGACGTCCCGCTGGCCGGCTCCGGCGACGACGTCGGAGCACTGGCACTGCGCTCGCTCCTCTTCGCCGGTGGCGCCGCACTCATGGGGTTTGCCGTCACCATGCTCTTCCGCAGCACCGTGGCCTGCCTCGGGCTGCTGCTCGCCGGGGCCATCGGCGGGTCGATCCTGATGTCCGTGCTCCCCTTCGACGACCCGGAACGATGGATGTTCCACTCCAACGCGGCCGCCGTCCTGCAGGACGGCTACGAGTACTGGCCACGGGGCGACTACATCTGCGACATGGGCGACTGCAGCGACGCCATGGTCACGCTCTCGCTGGCCCACGGCGTGGTCTACTACGCGGTCCTGCTGGCCATCGTGTCCGCTCTCTCGATCGCCTCCTTCCGGCGGCGCGACGTGCCCTGA
- the lipA gene encoding lipoyl synthase: MLRLEVRNSETPIERKPEWIKTKAKMGPEYNELMKLVKSEGLHTVCQEAGCPNIFECWEDREATFLIGGEQCTRRCDFCQIDTGKPQPLDRDEPRRVAESVQKMDLRYATITGVARDDLPDGGAWLYAETVRKIHELNPGTGVENLIPDFNGKPDLLAEVFESRPEVLAHNVETVPRIFKRIRPAFTYERSLGVITAAREFGLVTKSNLILGMGETREEISQALTDLHDAGCELITITQYLRPSLRHHPVERWVKPQEFVELSEEAEDIGFSGVLSGPLVRSSYRAGRLYKQAMERRQLA; encoded by the coding sequence TTGCTGAGACTCGAAGTGCGCAACTCGGAGACCCCGATCGAGCGCAAGCCCGAGTGGATCAAGACCAAGGCCAAGATGGGCCCGGAATACAACGAGCTGATGAAGCTCGTGAAGTCCGAGGGTCTCCACACGGTCTGCCAGGAAGCGGGTTGCCCCAACATCTTCGAGTGCTGGGAGGACCGCGAGGCCACCTTCCTCATCGGCGGTGAGCAGTGCACCCGACGCTGCGACTTCTGCCAGATCGACACCGGAAAGCCCCAGCCCCTCGACCGCGACGAGCCACGCCGCGTCGCCGAGTCCGTGCAGAAGATGGACCTGCGCTACGCGACCATCACCGGCGTCGCCCGCGACGACCTGCCCGACGGTGGCGCCTGGTTGTACGCCGAGACGGTGCGCAAGATCCACGAGCTCAACCCCGGCACCGGCGTCGAGAACCTGATCCCCGACTTCAACGGGAAGCCCGACCTGCTGGCCGAGGTCTTCGAGTCCCGTCCCGAGGTGCTCGCGCACAACGTCGAGACCGTGCCGCGCATCTTCAAGCGGATCCGTCCGGCCTTCACCTACGAGCGCTCCCTCGGTGTCATCACCGCGGCCCGCGAGTTCGGCCTGGTCACCAAGTCGAACCTGATCCTGGGCATGGGCGAGACCCGCGAGGAGATCTCCCAGGCGCTCACCGACCTGCACGACGCCGGCTGCGAGCTGATCACCATCACGCAGTACCTCCGCCCCTCGCTGCGCCACCACCCCGTGGAGCGCTGGGTCAAGCCCCAGGAGTTCGTCGAGCTCAGCGAGGAGGCCGAGGACATCGGCTTCTCCGGTGTGCTCTCCGGTCCGCTGGTGCGTTCGTCGTACCGCGCCGGGCGTCTCTACAAGCAGGCGATGGAACGCCGCCAGCTCGCCTGA
- a CDS encoding DUF4191 domain-containing protein, protein MSTPVAPEKMSRRKQLVQTYKMAKKTDTRLGLWMLGAFIVGAAVGFALFYFLPGPIWLFPVIGGLLFGLLFAMIIFGRRAQKAAFMQMDGQKGAAAAALGMLRRGWKTDPAVAFTKQQDVVHRVIGPPGIVLVGEGSSARVKQLLINERRKHERVASETPIHEVVCGNGEGEVPLDKLVKHVTKLGRNIKGQEMTDLLYRIKALDANRSAIPMPKGPVPTSMKGQRGNLRGR, encoded by the coding sequence ATGTCGACTCCTGTGGCACCCGAGAAGATGAGCCGCCGCAAGCAACTCGTCCAGACCTACAAGATGGCGAAGAAGACCGACACCCGGCTCGGTCTGTGGATGCTCGGCGCCTTCATCGTGGGCGCCGCAGTCGGCTTCGCGCTGTTCTACTTCCTGCCCGGCCCGATCTGGTTGTTCCCGGTCATCGGTGGACTGCTCTTCGGCCTGCTGTTCGCGATGATCATCTTCGGGCGCCGCGCCCAGAAGGCCGCGTTCATGCAGATGGACGGCCAGAAGGGTGCCGCCGCTGCGGCCCTGGGCATGTTGCGACGTGGCTGGAAGACCGACCCCGCGGTGGCCTTCACCAAGCAGCAGGACGTCGTGCACCGGGTGATCGGCCCGCCCGGGATCGTGCTGGTCGGTGAGGGCTCTTCCGCCCGGGTCAAGCAGCTGCTGATCAACGAACGCCGCAAGCACGAGCGGGTCGCGTCCGAGACCCCGATCCACGAGGTGGTCTGCGGCAACGGGGAGGGCGAGGTGCCGCTCGACAAGCTCGTCAAGCACGTCACCAAGCTCGGCCGCAACATCAAGGGCCAGGAGATGACGGACCTGCTCTACCGCATCAAGGCCCTCGACGCGAACCGCTCCGCGATCCCGATGCCCAAGGGCCCGGTGCCGACGAGCATGAAGGGCCAGCGCGGCAACCTGCGTGGTCGCTGA
- a CDS encoding IS256 family transposase — protein MALSQSALSELLDAFRTGDGVDMIRESVRTVLQELVDFEAAGVIGAERYERTEDRFTERNGTRPKLLATKAGDVELRIPKLRKGSFFPSILEPRRRIDQALYAVVMEAYVHGVSTRSVDDLVAAMGADSGISKSEVSRICEGLDESVGAFRTRPLDHTPFPYVYLDATYLHVRNKPGKGGQVVSMAVVVATGVAADGTREVLGLDVGDSEDETFWRSFLLSLKQRGLAGVQLVISDQHSGLVAALKRSFQGSAHQRCRVHFARNLLAHVPKSHADMVAAVFRTIFAQPDPKAVTAAWDEVRDQLAASFPKVGPLMDEAKAEVLAFTGFPKAHWCKIWSTNPLERVNKEIKRRSRVVGIFPNAAAVIRLVGAVLIDMHDEWIAGDRRYLSEESMAQLNDTMDTGTHAAIKSGE, from the coding sequence ATGGCCTTGTCCCAGTCTGCCCTGTCTGAGTTGCTCGACGCGTTCCGCACCGGAGATGGCGTCGACATGATCCGTGAATCGGTCCGCACCGTGCTGCAAGAGCTCGTAGATTTCGAAGCTGCCGGGGTGATCGGCGCGGAGCGCTACGAGCGAACCGAAGACCGCTTCACCGAACGCAACGGCACCCGGCCGAAGCTGCTGGCCACCAAGGCCGGCGATGTCGAGCTGCGGATCCCCAAACTGAGGAAGGGGTCGTTCTTCCCCTCCATCCTCGAACCCCGCCGCCGCATCGACCAGGCGCTGTACGCGGTGGTGATGGAGGCCTACGTCCACGGTGTGTCCACCAGGAGTGTGGACGACCTGGTCGCGGCGATGGGCGCCGACTCGGGGATCAGCAAGTCCGAGGTCTCCCGGATCTGCGAAGGCCTCGATGAGTCCGTCGGGGCGTTCCGCACCCGGCCGCTCGATCACACGCCGTTCCCCTACGTCTACCTGGACGCGACCTACCTCCACGTGCGCAACAAGCCCGGCAAGGGCGGCCAGGTCGTCTCGATGGCGGTCGTGGTGGCGACCGGGGTCGCCGCCGACGGGACCCGTGAGGTCCTCGGACTCGACGTCGGCGACAGCGAGGACGAGACGTTCTGGCGGTCCTTCCTACTCAGCCTCAAACAACGCGGCCTGGCCGGGGTGCAGTTGGTCATCTCTGATCAGCACTCCGGGCTGGTGGCGGCATTGAAGCGGTCCTTCCAGGGCTCCGCGCACCAGCGGTGCCGGGTCCACTTCGCCCGCAACCTGCTCGCCCACGTACCCAAGTCCCACGCCGACATGGTCGCCGCGGTGTTCCGCACGATCTTCGCCCAACCCGACCCCAAGGCCGTTACCGCCGCGTGGGACGAGGTCCGTGACCAACTCGCCGCCTCGTTCCCCAAGGTCGGCCCGCTCATGGACGAAGCCAAGGCGGAGGTACTCGCGTTCACCGGCTTCCCCAAGGCCCACTGGTGCAAGATCTGGTCGACCAACCCACTCGAGCGAGTCAACAAAGAGATCAAGCGCCGCTCCCGAGTGGTCGGGATCTTCCCCAACGCTGCCGCGGTGATCAGGCTCGTCGGTGCGGTGCTGATCGACATGCACGACGAGTGGATCGCCGGCGACCGCCGCTACCTCTCAGAGGAGTCCATGGCGCAACTCAACGACACCATGGATACTGGTACTCATGCCGCCATCAAGAGCGGCGAGTAG
- a CDS encoding RDD family protein, protein MEQTASWLQRVGALLVDWIASTLVVMLLIGAGGWSENQFAGLYTMGVFILESTVLTALVGGSFGKLALRLRVVRFDRSGRPVSLLMALVRSVMVCLVIPPLVFRPDGRGLHDMVAGTSTVLLRDVINGVGSRG, encoded by the coding sequence GTGGAACAGACAGCATCGTGGCTACAGCGCGTCGGCGCGCTCCTCGTCGACTGGATCGCCTCGACCCTGGTCGTGATGCTGCTGATCGGGGCCGGCGGGTGGAGCGAGAACCAGTTCGCCGGGCTCTACACGATGGGCGTGTTCATCCTCGAGAGCACGGTGCTCACCGCCCTGGTCGGTGGCTCCTTCGGCAAGCTGGCCCTGCGCCTGCGCGTCGTACGCTTCGACAGGAGCGGGCGGCCGGTCAGCCTCCTGATGGCGCTGGTGCGCAGCGTCATGGTGTGCCTGGTGATCCCGCCGCTGGTCTTCCGCCCCGATGGTCGTGGCCTGCACGACATGGTCGCCGGCACGTCGACGGTCCTCCTGCGAGACGTCATCAACGGGGTTGGGTCGCGCGGATAG
- the glnA gene encoding type I glutamate--ammonia ligase, with translation MFANSEELLKYLKDEKVEMVDVRFCDLPGIMQHFTIPVSSFDQSVFDDGLGFDGSSIRGFQAIHESDMQLYPDPTTAYLDPFRVAKTLVVNFFIHDPITGEAYSRDPRNIARKAMSYMASTGIGDKAFFAPEAEFYVFDQVRFATNANEGFYHIDSEAGAWNSGAAGTEDSPNRGYKVKYKGGYFPVAPYDHFGELRDEMVIELEKSGLLVERAHHEVGTAGQAEINYKFDELLKAADDVMKFKYIIKNVAWRNGKTATFMPKPIFGDNGSGMHVHQSIWSEGEPLFYDETGYGGLSDMARYYIGGILKHAPALLAFTNPTVNSYHRLVPGFEAPISLVYSQRNRSACVRIPITGSNPKAKRIEFRCPDPSANPYLAFSALLLAGLDGIKNKIEPADPIDKDIYELPPDEMADIEQVPTTLDEVLKALEQDQDFLTVGNVFTPDLLETWIDYKRTQEIAPVQQRPHPHEFELYYDI, from the coding sequence ATGTTCGCGAACAGCGAAGAGCTTCTGAAGTACCTCAAGGACGAAAAAGTCGAGATGGTCGACGTCCGTTTCTGCGACCTCCCGGGCATCATGCAGCACTTCACGATTCCGGTCTCGTCGTTCGACCAGTCCGTCTTCGACGACGGCCTGGGCTTCGACGGTTCCTCCATCCGTGGCTTCCAGGCGATCCACGAGTCCGACATGCAGCTCTACCCGGACCCGACCACGGCGTACCTCGACCCCTTCCGGGTCGCCAAGACGCTGGTGGTGAACTTCTTCATCCACGACCCGATCACCGGTGAGGCCTACTCCCGCGACCCGCGCAACATCGCTCGCAAGGCGATGTCCTACATGGCCAGCACGGGCATCGGCGACAAGGCGTTCTTCGCCCCCGAGGCCGAGTTCTACGTCTTCGACCAGGTCCGCTTCGCGACCAACGCCAACGAGGGCTTCTACCACATCGACTCCGAGGCCGGCGCCTGGAACTCGGGTGCCGCCGGCACCGAGGACAGCCCGAACCGTGGCTACAAGGTGAAGTACAAGGGCGGCTACTTCCCCGTCGCGCCCTACGACCACTTCGGTGAGCTCCGCGACGAGATGGTCATCGAGCTGGAGAAGTCCGGTCTGCTGGTCGAGCGTGCCCACCACGAGGTCGGCACCGCCGGCCAGGCCGAGATCAACTACAAGTTCGACGAGCTGCTCAAGGCCGCCGACGACGTGATGAAGTTCAAGTACATCATCAAGAACGTCGCGTGGCGCAACGGCAAGACCGCGACCTTCATGCCGAAGCCGATCTTCGGTGACAACGGCTCGGGCATGCACGTGCACCAGTCGATCTGGAGCGAGGGCGAGCCCCTCTTCTATGACGAGACCGGGTACGGCGGCCTGTCCGACATGGCGCGCTACTACATCGGCGGCATCCTGAAGCACGCCCCGGCGCTGCTGGCCTTCACCAACCCCACGGTGAACTCCTACCACCGTCTGGTGCCCGGTTTCGAGGCCCCGATCTCGCTGGTCTACTCGCAGCGCAACCGGTCGGCCTGCGTGCGCATCCCGATCACCGGCTCGAACCCGAAGGCCAAGCGCATCGAGTTCCGCTGCCCCGACCCGTCGGCCAACCCCTACCTCGCCTTCTCGGCGTTGCTGCTGGCCGGCCTCGACGGCATCAAGAACAAGATCGAGCCCGCGGACCCGATCGACAAGGACATCTACGAGCTGCCGCCGGACGAGATGGCCGACATCGAGCAGGTGCCGACCACCCTCGACGAGGTGCTGAAGGCCCTGGAGCAGGACCAGGACTTCCTCACCGTCGGGAACGTCTTCACCCCCGACCTGCTCGAGACCTGGATCGACTACAAGCGCACCCAGGAGATCGCGCCGGTGCAGCAGCGTCCGCACCCGCACGAGTTCGAGCTCTATTACGACATCTGA